The genomic region ATCTTGAGCTCCTTCCTGAACAGCCTTTATTGCAATTTCTTCATCGTTTAAGCCTGTTAAAACAATTATTGGTATATTTTTTGCTTTTGAGTTCAAAGTAACAAATGTTTCAAGTCCATGACTATCTGGTAATGAGAGATCCAAAAGTATAATATCTATATCACCATTCCCAATAGTCTTCATAGCCCCTGAAAGTCGTTCTTGTCTTATCACATCAAACTTTGGAGAAGAAGTTCCACTTAGAATTTCATGAATGAACTTAGCATCACCATCGCTATCTTCAACTAATAAAACTTCAATAGGGCTGTGATGTATTTTATTTTGTACTTCTATTGGCATACTACCGTTTGT from Candidatus Melainabacteria bacterium harbors:
- a CDS encoding response regulator transcription factor, whose protein sequence is MPIEVQNKIHHSPIEVLLVEDSDGDAKFIHEILSGTSSPKFDVIRQERLSGAMKTIGNGDIDIILLDLSLPDSHGLETFVTLNSKAKNIPIIVLTGLNDEEIAIKAVQEGAQDYIVKGQLEKSALIRSIRYAIGRSKKEEIQLAKKEESTNQKLSDLHITKKEREILSLVAAGKTNEEIAKELDLSISTIRNHLARIFAKLRITNRAQATAFAIEAGLFRVTIT